One Deinococcus sp. Leaf326 DNA window includes the following coding sequences:
- a CDS encoding DUF4375 domain-containing protein, which yields MNEANAAILEAQYNAYSTALWHRLPDTRSQMPAFLDSLPQRDRHALVLEVFDGQVCNGGFSQWEGNGYLAEDQDTLLLALPRLKASVQGEDATVVALVEELAGLAIRHVANCDDPRHLNDEEYEYLGGLDDRYYTVNERFRTIYQGYFLAWA from the coding sequence ATGAACGAAGCGAACGCCGCTATCCTCGAAGCTCAGTACAACGCCTACAGCACGGCCCTCTGGCACCGCCTGCCCGACACCCGCAGCCAGATGCCCGCCTTTCTGGACAGCCTGCCTCAGCGCGACCGGCACGCGCTGGTGCTGGAGGTCTTCGACGGTCAGGTCTGCAATGGCGGCTTCTCGCAGTGGGAGGGCAACGGCTACCTCGCGGAGGATCAGGACACCCTGCTGCTGGCCCTCCCCCGCCTCAAGGCCAGCGTGCAGGGCGAGGACGCGACCGTGGTCGCCTTGGTCGAGGAGCTGGCCGGTCTGGCGATCCGCCACGTCGCCAACTGCGACGATCCCCGGCACCTGAACGACGAGGAGTACGAGTATCTCGGCGGGCTGGACGACCGCTACTACACGGTGAATGAGCGCTTCCGGACCATCTACCAGGGCTACTTCCTGGCCTGGGCCTGA
- a CDS encoding GON domain-containing protein: MSFIDGMQFASGYDSTTGGFLGTTSCLKPQAEPTLATPSRLQQSFSLTKIESKSDLSDSLDVGGKASYNSGVTKVSASAQFAQSQDTNSYSVGVLLKADAVGQNYSLYDTQTKPVLTDAMQKLYDTDYKAFKESCGDYFLNTFTLGGRYAAFFNFTTYSKAQKESISAKLSASSGPFEISADFSKKMQSLASTSTLKVSTFQTAIPGIPSTDLNTLIDDAQKYADKVLTTCADVNALKSCVKSATFNAYVNFFGPPDTKSVAAINAGSAELTSLVVRGNLVENLLGSAKVIALNPAIYDPAARSAVAGAIASAPSWKLGINAAIVACNQDITTCVPSSVSSSGAEAGAEASYGPLPTYQVLTAALSALPDITAKLPTSCGDQQSLYKQYTDQDYTVFIDQDITKSYKLFCRDMAAGNTPLDYLNLGTQNNTQSVVDYTDSQQSGDTGAKLDGKQTTTFTRVKIDPSTLIVNPNDVTYTSSTGFLVRDGVRNDQAGPPPSITLGVAGQCRPEDEALTAVAMVDLTYTPFIFNTTATSFSSNGWDQRQKGTATPSADKKMYTITSGHGFCSSTQPSQIRLQLPQS; encoded by the coding sequence TTGAGCTTTATCGATGGGATGCAGTTTGCCAGCGGATACGATTCGACGACCGGCGGCTTCCTTGGCACTACCAGTTGCCTGAAACCCCAAGCTGAACCGACGCTGGCTACACCTTCCAGGTTGCAGCAGTCTTTCAGCCTGACCAAGATTGAGAGCAAATCGGATCTCTCGGACTCCTTGGATGTTGGCGGCAAGGCGTCCTACAACTCTGGGGTGACCAAAGTCAGCGCGAGTGCTCAGTTCGCGCAAAGTCAGGACACCAACAGCTACAGCGTCGGCGTTCTTCTCAAAGCCGATGCTGTGGGGCAGAATTACTCGCTGTACGACACCCAGACCAAGCCGGTTCTGACCGATGCCATGCAGAAGCTGTACGACACCGATTACAAGGCTTTCAAAGAGTCGTGCGGTGACTACTTCCTGAACACGTTCACGCTCGGTGGACGCTACGCAGCTTTCTTCAACTTCACGACCTACAGCAAGGCCCAGAAGGAAAGCATCTCCGCTAAACTCTCGGCTTCCTCCGGGCCATTTGAGATCTCAGCGGATTTCAGTAAGAAGATGCAATCGCTCGCCAGCACATCGACACTCAAGGTCAGTACCTTCCAGACCGCTATTCCTGGGATTCCGAGCACTGATCTCAATACTCTGATTGATGACGCGCAGAAATACGCCGATAAAGTTCTGACTACCTGCGCCGACGTGAACGCACTCAAGAGCTGCGTCAAGTCGGCGACGTTCAATGCGTACGTCAACTTCTTTGGTCCCCCCGATACCAAGTCGGTCGCGGCGATCAATGCGGGTTCGGCCGAACTGACTTCTCTGGTCGTGCGCGGCAATCTGGTGGAGAACCTTCTTGGGAGCGCGAAGGTGATTGCGCTCAACCCAGCCATTTATGATCCCGCTGCTCGAAGCGCTGTAGCAGGAGCTATCGCTAGTGCCCCCAGCTGGAAACTTGGGATCAATGCTGCCATCGTTGCTTGCAACCAGGACATCACCACCTGCGTCCCAAGCTCCGTTTCCAGCAGCGGCGCCGAAGCGGGAGCTGAGGCGAGCTACGGCCCACTGCCTACGTACCAAGTACTTACGGCCGCATTGAGTGCCCTTCCTGACATCACTGCCAAACTTCCTACGAGTTGCGGCGATCAGCAGAGCCTGTACAAGCAGTACACCGATCAGGACTACACCGTCTTCATCGACCAGGACATTACCAAGTCCTATAAGCTGTTCTGCCGCGATATGGCGGCAGGCAACACGCCGCTCGATTACCTGAATCTTGGCACCCAGAACAATACGCAATCGGTTGTCGACTACACCGATTCGCAGCAGTCCGGTGATACGGGCGCCAAGCTCGATGGTAAGCAGACCACCACCTTCACCCGGGTGAAGATCGATCCCAGCACCCTGATCGTCAACCCCAATGACGTGACCTATACCAGCAGCACCGGGTTCCTGGTCCGCGATGGAGTGCGCAACGACCAGGCTGGCCCGCCCCCCAGCATCACGCTGGGCGTGGCCGGTCAGTGCCGCCCAGAAGATGAGGCTCTCACGGCAGTGGCGATGGTGGATCTGACCTATACCCCATTCATCTTCAACACTACGGCGACTAGCTTTTCCAGCAATGGTTGGGATCAGCGGCAGAAGGGCACGGCGACGCCCTCTGCGGACAAGAAGATGTACACCATCACTTCTGGCCATGGGTTCTGCTCGTCGACCCAGCCCAGTCAGATTCGCCTCCAGCTTCCTCAGAGCTAA